In Vicia villosa cultivar HV-30 ecotype Madison, WI unplaced genomic scaffold, Vvil1.0 ctg.000600F_1_1, whole genome shotgun sequence, a single window of DNA contains:
- the LOC131629722 gene encoding uncharacterized protein LOC131629722, translated as MVEAREICKECSITFNGRRFVIDLICLPLKKIDVVLGMDWLSANSVYIGCKEKAIFIPAEETTPTDAIEHLLEGTVNMINYLFAQGKSFLLVPTSDSKDKRSILEIPVVCEFSDVFPEDVTSLPPEREVEFSIDLVPGTAPVSIAPYRMSPAELRELKIRGNLLDDILIYSRTIEEHMEHLRIVLSVLREKQLFAKFSKCEFWMSEVKFLGHVISGGGVAVDPSKVEAVINWERPKNATEVRSFLGLAGYYRRFIMGFSKLALPLTRLTRKEVSFEWNSECEKSFQKLKEKLTTAPVLVIPDPNRSYEVFCDASKKENYPTHDPELAAIVFALKVWRHYLYGVHFKMFSDHKSLKYLFDQKELNMRQRRWMEYLKDFDFDLKYHPGKANKVADALSRKEIKVAELMMLEFGLMEKFRNLDLQFEWAPTGVLISNLCIENELRERIRQAQWNNVELQAKANLPDFVRTSDGLILFGRRMCVPNDAELRSISMDFIVGLPRVLGGHDSIWVIVDRLTKSAHFLPVKTTHKVSHLARLFVVEIVRLHGVPSSIVSDRDPKFTFRFWKAFHQEMGTNLNLSTSNHPQTDGQTERTIQTIEDMLRACILEIGGSWKDNLPLIEFAYNNSYHASNGMAPYEALYGKKCRSPLCWSEVGEKGILGPEIIQETTEKVKMIRDKMKQAQDRQKSYADKRRRPLEFDVGDHVFLKVTPRLRLKGPFKTRKLSPRYVGPYQIMRRIGEVAYQLALPPSLSGLHDVFHVSQLRKFVPDSFHPILPDTIEVEPDLSFQPKPCRILEHASKSLRSKEIPLVKVLWEESRPDEATWELESEMRELYPHLFW; from the exons TACTTGGTATGGACTGGTTGTCAGCTAACTCGGTGTACATCGGTTGTAAAGAGAAGGCTATCTTCATTCCTGCTGAGGAGACTACACCAACCGATGCCATTGAACATCTTCTTGAAGGTACAGTTAACATGATCAATTACCTTTTTGCTCAAGGGAAGTCTTTTCTTTTGGTTCCTACGTCGGACTCCAAAGATAAGAGGAGTATTTTGGAGATTCCAGTTGTGTGTGAATTTTCCGATGTATTTCCGGAGGATGTTACTTCTCTTCCGCCGGAGAGGGAAGTtgaattctctattgatcttgttccGGGTACCGCTCCAGTTTCGATCGCCCCTTATAGGATGTCTCCTGCAGAGCTAagagagttgaaga TTCGTGGTAATCTTTTAGACGACATATTGATATACTCACGGACTATCGAAGAGCACATggagcatttgaggattgtgttgtCGGTTCTCAGAGAAAAGCAGTTGTTTGCGAAGTTTAgcaagtgtgagttctggatgTCCGAAGTTAAGTTTCTTGGACATGTCATATCTGGCGGCGGCGTAGCTGTAGACCCTTCAAAGGTAGAAGCAGTGATAAATTGGGAACGACCCAAGAATGCAACTGAGGTCCGTAGTTTCCTAGGCTTGGCAGGTTACTATCGGAGGTTCATCATGGGATTTTCCAAGCTAGCATTACCTTTGACCAGGCTAACAAGGAAGGAAGTTTCATTCGAATGGAATTCAGAATGTGagaagagttttcagaaactcaagGAGAAACTGACTACTGCTCCAGTGTTGGTGATTCCAGATCCAAACCGATCTTACGAAGTgttctgtgatgcttctaagaaag agaattatcctactcatgaccCCGAACTCGCTGCGATTGTGTTCGCGctcaaggtgtggcgacattatttatATGGGGTTCACTTTAagatgtttagtgatcacaaaagtttgaagtatctctttgatcaaaaggaACTCAACATGCGTcagaggagatggatggagtacttGAAGGACTTTGACTTTGATTTAAAGTACCATCCCGGTAAAGCTAATAAGGTAGCAGATGCCTTGAGTAGAAAGGAGATTAAGGTTGCAGAGCTGATGATGTTAGAATTTGGCCTTATGGAGAAGTTCAGAAATTTAGACTTACAATTTGAGTGGGCACCAACGGGTGTGTTGATAAGTAACTTGTGTATTGAGAATGAGTTGCGGGAAAGGATCCGTCAAGCACAGTGGAATAATGTAGAATTGCAGGCTAAAGCAAACCTTCCTGATTTCGTTCGTACATCTGATGGACTCATTCTTTTTGGACGAAGGATGTGTGTGCCAAATGATGCGGAGTTAAGAAG TATATCCATGGACTTCATTGTGGGACTACCACGGGTATTAGGTGGGCACGACTCGATATGGGTGATAGTGGATCGTTTGACTAAGTCCGCGCATTTCTTGCCGGTTAAGACGACTCACAAGGTTTCTCACCTTGCGAGGCTTTTTGTAGTGGAGATTGTGAGATTGCACGGTGTACcttctagtattgtgtcggatagagatccgaagttCACTTTCCGATTTTGGAAAGCTTTTCATCAAGAAATGGGTACAAATCTGAATTTGAGCACTTCTAACCACCCTCAGACAGATGGACAAACAGAAAGGACTATTcaaaccattgaggatatgctaAGGGCATGTATCTTGGAAATTGGTGGAAGTTGGAAAGATAACTTACCTTTGATAGAATTTGCATATaacaacagttatcatgcgaGTAACGGTATGGCCCCATACGAAGCCTTGTATGGAAAGAAGTGTCGATCACCGTTGTGTTGGTCTGAAGTTGGTGAGAAGGGAATCCTTGGACCGGAGATAATTCAAGAAACCACAGAGAAAGTTAAGATGATCCGAGATAAGATGAAACAAGCTCAAGATCgacagaagagttatgcggataaaCGAAGGAGACCGTTGGAGTTTGATGTAGGAGATCATGTTTTCTTGAAGGTGactccgaggttgaggttgaaaggaccgtttaagacGCGCAAGCTTAGCCCGAGATACGTAGGACCTTATCAAATCATGAGACGGATAGGTGAAGTCGCATACCAGTTAGCGTTGCCTCCTTCATTGTCCGGGCTGCATGACGTtttccatgtatctcagttgcggaagtttgttCCTGATTCATTTCATCCTATCCTACCAGATACGATTGAAGTAGAGCCAGATCTTTCTTTCCAACCGAAACCTTGTCGTATCTTGGAGCATGCTAGTAAGTCGTTGAGAAGCAAAGAGATACCTCTTGTGAAGGTGTTGTGGGAAGAGTCGCGTCCTGACGAAGCGACTTGGGAGCTCGAATCAGAGATGCGGGAGTTGTATCCTCACTTattctggtaa
- the LOC131629712 gene encoding leghemoglobin Lb120-34 — MGFTEKQEALVNSSWELFKQNPGYSVLFYTIILKKAPAAKGMFSFLKDSAGVVDSPKLQAHAEKVFGMVHDSAVQLRASGEVVLGDATLGAIHIQKGVVDPHFVVVKEALLETLKEASGEKWSEELSTAWEVAYDGLASAIKKAMS, encoded by the exons ATGGGTTTCACTGAGAAGCAAGAAGCTTTAGTTAATAGTTCATGGGAGTTATTTAAACAAAATCCTGGTTATAGTGTTTTGTTCTACACCAT TATATTGAAAAAAGCACCCGCAGCAAAAGGAATGTTCTCATTTCTTAAGGATTCGGCTGGAGTAGTGGATAGTCCTAAACTTCAAGCCCATGCTGAAAAAGTTTTTGGAATG GTCCACGACTCAGCTGTTCAACTTCGAGCATCGGGAGAAGTCGTTTTAGGAGATGCAACATTGGGTGCCATTCACATTCAGAAGGGAGTTGTTGATCCTCATTTTGTG GTGGTTAAAGAAGCTTTGCTAGAAACCCTGAAAGAAGCATCAGGAGAAAAATGGAGCGAAGAATTGAGTACTGCTTGGGAAGTGGCCTATGATGGATTAGCATCTGCAATTAAGAAGGCGATGAGTTAA